One genomic region from Candidatus Nitrosopumilus koreensis AR1 encodes:
- the cofH gene encoding 5-amino-6-(D-ribitylamino)uracil--L-tyrosine 4-hydroxyphenyl transferase CofH: protein MIRNIDAIFRDTDPIVSEILNKALSEKEVSAKEGLELYNTSGIEFHLVGMVADELRKRRVGNVVSYVVNRNINFTNVCIKQCGFCAFSRDFREEEGYFLPTEEIVRRAKEAHQLGATEVCIQAGLPPDMEGDVYENICREIKKEIPDIHIHGFSPEEILYGATRSGVSIEEFLKRMKEAGVDTLPGTSAEILDQRLRDKISPGRISVKDWERVIKNAHKIGINTTSTMMFGHLESHEDRVKHIEKLREIQKETKGFTEFVPLNFIHTEAPMYKHQLHEGIRQGGSGNDVLLTHAIARIMLNNYIDNIQMSWVKEGQKMSQLLLMWGANDFGGTLINESISTSAGSEHGQLLRPKEIRRMVREINRVPAERNTKYKIIKKFEDSDESEDKLDKITNTTQFGSYVELIKINKFNYQNPRRK, encoded by the coding sequence ATGATAAGAAACATAGATGCTATTTTCAGAGATACAGATCCGATTGTTTCAGAAATTCTAAACAAAGCTCTTTCAGAAAAAGAAGTTTCTGCAAAAGAAGGTTTGGAATTGTACAATACATCTGGAATTGAGTTTCATCTAGTGGGAATGGTAGCAGATGAATTAAGAAAGAGAAGAGTAGGAAATGTCGTATCTTATGTAGTAAATAGAAATATCAATTTTACAAATGTATGTATCAAACAATGTGGATTTTGTGCTTTTAGCAGAGATTTTAGAGAAGAGGAAGGATATTTTCTACCAACAGAAGAGATCGTACGTCGAGCAAAAGAGGCACATCAGTTAGGGGCAACTGAAGTTTGTATTCAAGCAGGGCTTCCACCAGACATGGAAGGAGATGTGTATGAAAATATTTGTAGGGAAATCAAAAAGGAAATTCCAGACATTCATATCCATGGATTCTCACCTGAAGAAATTCTGTATGGAGCCACACGTTCAGGTGTAAGCATAGAAGAATTTCTCAAAAGAATGAAAGAAGCAGGAGTAGATACACTTCCAGGCACTTCAGCTGAAATCCTTGATCAAAGATTAAGAGACAAAATTTCACCAGGCAGAATTAGTGTGAAAGATTGGGAAAGAGTCATCAAAAACGCCCACAAAATTGGAATAAACACAACATCAACTATGATGTTTGGGCACTTGGAATCTCATGAAGATAGAGTAAAACATATTGAAAAATTAAGGGAAATTCAAAAAGAAACCAAGGGTTTTACAGAATTTGTTCCGCTTAATTTTATTCATACAGAAGCACCAATGTACAAACATCAATTACATGAAGGAATTAGACAGGGAGGAAGTGGAAACGATGTTTTACTCACCCATGCAATTGCAAGAATAATGTTGAACAATTACATCGATAACATACAGATGTCATGGGTTAAAGAAGGACAAAAAATGTCTCAATTATTATTAATGTGGGGAGCTAATGATTTTGGTGGAACTTTAATTAACGAAAGTATTTCAACTTCTGCAGGTTCAGAACACGGACAATTATTGAGACCAAAAGAAATTAGAAGGATGGTAAGAGAAATCAACAGAGTCCCTGCAGAAAGAAATACAAAATACAAAATAATAAAAAAGTTTGAAGACAGTGACGAATCAGAAGACAAACTTGACAAAATTACAAACACAACACAGTTTGGATCATATGTAGAATTGATTAAAATAAACAAATTCAATTATCAAAATCCAAGGAGAAAGTAA
- a CDS encoding calcium/sodium antiporter, producing the protein MDIVLSTALTIVGLVMLCFGGNWLVSGGVTIARKFRISNLVIGMTIVAYGTSTPELAASVAAAGEHSAIILGNVVGSNIANVGMVIGIASIIVPLAIQKSVLRKEIPIMLGVSVLLILISIDGELSIYDGVLLLVGLGVFGYYTFKDAMKQREETKDQIPQGGNNIYLKSIGLIGLGIGLLYVGAILTVDNAVILAKEFGLSEKIIGLTVIAIGTSLPELITSIIAIRKGHGDIGVGNIIGSNIYNILMIMGVGAALGGVIISADVFVDYAIMILFSIALLIGLKTGIINRTMGVCLAVGYVLYLVLTFFK; encoded by the coding sequence GTGGATATAGTACTCAGCACAGCTCTTACTATTGTAGGGTTGGTGATGCTTTGCTTTGGTGGAAATTGGTTAGTTAGTGGCGGTGTCACCATTGCCAGAAAATTTCGTATCAGTAATCTTGTAATTGGAATGACTATTGTAGCATATGGTACATCTACTCCGGAACTTGCTGCAAGTGTAGCAGCTGCAGGTGAACATAGTGCAATTATTCTGGGAAATGTTGTTGGAAGTAATATTGCAAATGTTGGCATGGTGATTGGTATTGCCTCAATTATTGTTCCACTTGCAATTCAAAAATCTGTACTACGAAAAGAAATACCAATTATGTTGGGTGTTTCTGTTTTACTTATTTTAATTTCAATTGACGGTGAATTGTCAATATATGATGGAGTATTGTTACTTGTTGGATTAGGTGTATTTGGATATTATACTTTCAAAGATGCAATGAAACAACGAGAGGAAACTAAAGACCAAATCCCACAAGGTGGAAACAATATCTATCTAAAATCTATAGGTTTGATTGGACTTGGTATTGGCCTTTTGTATGTTGGTGCTATTTTGACTGTAGATAATGCGGTAATACTTGCTAAAGAATTTGGTTTATCTGAAAAAATAATTGGCTTGACTGTGATTGCAATTGGAACTTCTCTACCAGAATTAATTACTTCTATCATTGCAATTAGAAAAGGACATGGAGATATTGGTGTTGGTAATATCATAGGAAGCAACATCTACAATATCTTGATGATTATGGGTGTTGGTGCTGCCCTTGGCGGCGTAATAATTTCTGCGGATGTTTTTGTTGATTATGCAATCATGATCTTGTTTAGTATTGCATTGTTAATTGGCCTGAAAACAGGCATAATTAATAGAACCATGGGTGTGTGTCTGGCAGTAGGGTATGTACTTTATCTTGTCCTGACTTTTTTTAAATAA
- a CDS encoding DUF6659 family protein, with amino-acid sequence MTNKYDGLCDEILALDDKVRFAGIANSKGELIAGGQKDNVDKLLVGDEVKMSIHYALQKRDLYTNLAYKIGDEHSSITEYEKVTMISIPVNSSELFLISTEPRADYLKIIDTAHAKLDSLKESQ; translated from the coding sequence TTGACTAACAAATATGATGGATTATGTGATGAAATTCTTGCTTTAGATGATAAAGTTCGATTTGCCGGTATTGCAAACAGCAAAGGTGAATTAATTGCAGGTGGTCAAAAAGATAATGTTGACAAGTTACTTGTAGGCGACGAAGTTAAAATGTCCATTCATTATGCATTACAAAAAAGAGATTTGTATACTAATTTGGCCTATAAAATAGGAGATGAGCATTCATCAATTACTGAGTATGAGAAAGTAACAATGATTAGCATTCCTGTAAATTCTAGTGAGTTGTTTTTGATCAGTACCGAACCTCGAGCAGATTATTTGAAAATTATAGATACTGCTCACGCTAAACTTGATTCTCTAAAAGAATCTCAATAA
- a CDS encoding TldD/PmbA family protein gives MSALEKALQHSKKRQIDECEISFVKKKIITVRITDSEIAEIKQSFDKSFGVRLIHGNKIASIQTNKEEELGKAIDLALSTTSNLKPKEFWMGLPETVSITNLKGTFDEKLEKITGADAMDIAQTMINSTNSDKIDTITGSLNIVSELFELENSNGLHLKDKSTYISGIINAESEHGTLPVSGIGHVSGRTLSKFSAEQIGNDAKKMCIESINPKKIDTDVYSIIFEPYSVGELLAFVVALNFNFKTFSEKKSCFSNNLEEEVAVSDFNLTDDPHIAEGIGTKSVDDEGLKTQKNNLIQNGVFKNTFSNLFDSYKEDKKSTGNAARIGSPMGRSSEPIPISAPHNLKINSGESSQEDMIKDTKHGLLIGRLWYTYAVNPIKGDFSCTARSGVRIIENGEIKNPGKSVRIIHNLPIMLKNILEIGNNQQNVIQWASLPSVTPSIKVKNIKVNSI, from the coding sequence TTGTCTGCCTTAGAAAAGGCATTACAACATTCAAAAAAAAGGCAAATTGATGAATGTGAAATAAGTTTTGTGAAAAAAAAGATTATCACAGTAAGAATTACAGATTCAGAGATTGCAGAAATTAAACAAAGTTTCGATAAGAGTTTTGGAGTGAGATTAATTCATGGAAACAAAATTGCATCCATTCAGACCAACAAGGAAGAAGAGTTAGGAAAAGCAATAGATTTAGCACTTTCAACCACATCAAATCTAAAACCAAAAGAATTTTGGATGGGACTACCTGAAACTGTATCAATCACAAATCTCAAAGGAACTTTTGATGAAAAATTAGAAAAAATTACAGGTGCAGATGCAATGGATATCGCACAAACTATGATAAATTCAACAAATTCAGATAAAATTGATACGATTACAGGCTCACTAAACATAGTTTCAGAACTTTTTGAGCTAGAAAACTCCAACGGACTACATCTCAAAGATAAATCAACATACATCTCAGGAATCATAAATGCAGAGTCAGAACACGGAACATTACCAGTATCAGGAATTGGTCATGTCAGCGGTAGAACGTTATCAAAGTTTTCAGCAGAACAGATTGGCAATGATGCAAAGAAAATGTGTATCGAGTCAATAAATCCTAAAAAAATTGATACAGATGTCTATTCCATAATTTTTGAACCATATTCTGTTGGAGAATTATTGGCATTTGTAGTAGCGTTAAATTTTAATTTTAAAACATTTTCAGAAAAGAAAAGCTGTTTTTCAAATAACTTAGAAGAAGAAGTGGCAGTTTCAGATTTTAATTTAACAGACGATCCCCATATTGCAGAAGGAATTGGAACAAAATCAGTTGACGATGAAGGATTAAAGACACAAAAAAATAATTTAATTCAAAATGGAGTTTTTAAAAATACTTTTTCAAATCTTTTTGATAGTTACAAAGAAGATAAAAAATCAACTGGAAATGCTGCAAGAATAGGTTCTCCAATGGGTCGAAGTTCGGAACCAATTCCAATATCAGCACCACATAATTTGAAAATCAATTCAGGAGAATCCTCGCAAGAAGATATGATTAAAGATACAAAACACGGGTTACTAATTGGGAGATTGTGGTACACATATGCAGTGAATCCCATCAAAGGGGATTTTTCATGTACTGCACGAAGCGGAGTTAGAATTATAGAAAATGGAGAAATTAAAAACCCTGGAAAATCTGTAAGAATAATTCACAATCTTCCAATAATGTTAAAAAATATTTTAGAAATTGGGAATAATCAACAAAACGTCATCCAATGGGCATCACTCCCCTCAGTAACACCATCAATTAAAGTAAAAAATATCAAAGTTAATTCAATTTAG